The following proteins are co-located in the Sphaeramia orbicularis chromosome 24, fSphaOr1.1, whole genome shotgun sequence genome:
- the bmp2b gene encoding bone morphogenetic protein 2b produces MVAVVRSLMVLLLAQVLLEGATGLIPEVGRRKYSESGKQTPEQSDSFLNDFELRLLNMFGLRRRPTPSKQAVVPQYMVDLYRMHSANGDHSTKRPKSMGKHAERAASKANTIRSFHHEESMEALASLKGKTTQQFYFNLTSIPEEELITSAELRIYRDQVMGVETPNNSSSNNSTAVSASNGGFHRINIYEIFGVPASHGGEPLARLLDTRLVQDSLSRWESFDVSPAVSQWTSGKNDNHGFMVEVLHPEDGGLDGEHVQRRSRHVRVSRSLHQDQDSWPQARPLLVTYGHDGRGDSVLHTREKRQAALRKQRRKHQHKASCRRHALYVDFSDVGWNEWIVAPPGYHAFYCHGECPFPLADHLNSTNHAIVQTLVNSVNSNIPRACCVPTDLSPISLLYLDEYEKVILKNYQDMVVEGCGCR; encoded by the exons ATGGTCGCCGTGGTCCGCTCTCTCATGGTACTGCTGCTCGCTCAGGTGTTGCTGGAAGGTGCTACGGGACTTATCCCCGAGGTCGGCCGGAGGAAATACAGCGAATCCGGGAAGCAGACCCCAGAGCAGTCGGACAGCTTCCTCAACGATTTCGAGCTCCGGCTTCTCAATATGTTTGGACTGAGGCGCAGGCCGACCCCGAGCAAGCAGGCTGTGGTGCCGCAGTACATGGTGGACCTTTACCGCATGCACTCAGCAAACGGAGACCACAGCACTAAACGGCCCAAGAGCATGGGGAAACACGCAGAGAGAGCCGCCAGCAAGGCCAACACGATTAGAAGCTTTCACCATGAAG AGTCTATGGAGGCCTTGGCTAGCCTGAAAGGCAAAACAACCCAGCAGTTCTACTTCAACCTCACTTCTATCCCTGAAGAAGAGCTCATCACCTCTGCAGAACTACGCATCTACAGGGATCAGGTCATGGGAGTGGAAACCCCCAACAATAGTTCCAGTAACAACAGCACTGCTGTCAGTGCATCCAATGGTGGCTTCCATCGCATCAACATTTATGAGATATTCGGAGTTCCTGCCTCTCATGGTGGTGAACCTCTGGCCCGTCTGCTGGACACTCGGCTAGTACAGGACTCTTTGAGCCGCTGGGAGAGCTTTGACGTAAGCCCTGCTGTATCTCAGTGGACCTCTGGGAAAAATGACAACCATGGCTTCATGGTCGAGGTGCTTCACCCAGAGGATGGGGGACTAGATGGAGAGCATGTACAGAGACGTAGCAGGCATGTCAGGGTGAGCCGGTCCctgcaccaggaccaggactcatGGCCTCAGGCACGGCCGCTACTTGTGACTTATGGCCACGATGGCCGTGGAGACTCAGTACTCCATACACGGGAAAAGCGTCAGGCTGCACTCCGTAAACAACGCCGGAAGCACCAGCATAAGGCCAGCTGCAGGAGGCATGCCCTGTATGTGGACTTTAGTGATGTGGGGTGGAATGAGTGGATAGTGGCGCCCCCTGGCTACCATGCATTTTATTGCCATGGGGAATGTCCGTTCCCCCTCGCAGACCACCTCAACTCTACCAATCATGCCATTGTGCAAACGCTGGTCAACTCAGTCAACTCAAACATCCCCAGAGCCTGTTGTGTGCCCACTGACCTCAGCCCCATCTCCTTGCTCTACTTGGATGAATATGAGAAGGTCATCCTGAAAAATTACCAGGACATGGTGGTGGAGGGATGTGGCTGCCGGTGA